Within Dermacentor albipictus isolate Rhodes 1998 colony chromosome 3, USDA_Dalb.pri_finalv2, whole genome shotgun sequence, the genomic segment TCGTAGCCTAGTCTGCTACAAAGCGATTACATGTCACGAAGCAAGGATGGGAGAGACATGCTTCCGCACGTGACTCAAGTGAAAGACAGGGCTAAGACTGTTGCCGAATGAAAACTATAGGTGTGAGCACACGTTATGTGCAATGTGACGTGCTATGTGTCATGACGCGCACGcgctagaaagagagagagagagataaaaagggCTTTTTAATGGGTCGTGGAGAGGTTTTCCTGGCGGCATACCTAGCATTCTACTCCAAATGGATAGGATAAAAAATGAAACGATGTGCACAATTCATACTAAACATGCAAAACAAATGCGCAAAGCGCGACACTTGACTAAAGAGTCTCATTGAGACCACTAGAAAGCGCTAGTCATCTCAGAGAGCCAATTGGCGCTGGCACGAGAGAAACACGCATACTATCGTGGTCTAACACgataaaaaagagaaagaaaaagaagagaaaaagtgaTATGGCCTAAGCATTAGAGTATCGGGCTGCAGTGCTCGTCTTCAGAGGTTCGATCCCAGCGTTGGACGCTTGAATTTTGTTTTTGTGAAACGAGGCGAGACAGGAACGTATACCTACTTAATTACAGCAAAGTTCCTAGgatgagccaaagaatgcttcgcatcaaaaaaaaaaaaaaagaacattcccGCAGAAACTCTACTGGTAGTTGTCCaaatatgcgtaagcattgtgtcacttgctcatttccacgcagcccggtgtcactATCAATGTTTTATAACTTGATCCggccagtataaacccttataaACCCTCTTCAGTCGTTCGCTTATCATGTTCGCTAGCGAACATGATAAGGCAGGTTTAATTAAGATAAAGTTCATTATAGCACTCCCACGACCATAGCTGTTAATTAGGGTGAATTTAATTAACCACATATAATTAAGATTAAGACAGACGCTCTTCGCATACAATTTATCTTGCAAAATTCACAATCACAACGGTTATAATTCGACGTACCACTGTTCCTTTTATACATTTATTTTGTAACGAAGAACCGTCGATCAGCTCGGGGCACCTCCAGTGTTTAACTGGCAGGGTAAGACCTCGGCACCGAGTTCGACCTCTCGCTTCTTGCGTACTCTGTAAACACTTTGACAATTTATcatgaagcacacacacacacacacacagccgaAATGTATAAAACAGCTGTCGTTACGCATCTGGTGGGACTTGTGCTATTTCGCTTGGGACGACCAACCAACCACCAAACCTACATGGTTCGTCCGCTTGGCGCGTTCGTTTCAGATCGCATACTTCCCTCTCTATAGGTCAACGAAGGAATGGGAGTGGGAATGATGGCGGAATAGAAAACATAGATGGGAATTCATGCGTCGTAAATCTCCGCTTcactttttttctcgttcttttgtggcttttcccttttttttcctttgtggaaCGAAAGCAATATCGTTCAACACGATGATGAAGAGGATGAAGTTTAATGGCGGTCATTCGTGGCAGCAGATGACAACACCAGCAGCGAGTGTAAGGACAGAGCACCAATGCCCTCAGTGACCATCGTTCGagacgtcttgggggagctggaCACGCGGGTGATCTCGTGCCTCCACGTTTAAGCGCGGTGGACGTGAGTGCGAAACGTGTTTGCTTTGTGGCGTTACCGATTGGGCCAGTTAGCGTTGAAAGTTCTTGCGTGAAAGGGCGAACGTTTATAAGCGAGAAGGGAACAAGAAATGCACGTTGTTAAGCGTTCGCGCTCTCACACAGCATGGTTTCTGCGCTGCGCACGCATCGCCACACCACAAGGGGAGAGTCTTCATGAACATTTGTACCGCGTCGTCGACGCTTTCGTGATGTTAACCTCACGCCACGTTCCTTTCCTCTCGCGGCGATCGTCCAATAGGCATCGCGCACGCACTGCGTgtcgaattgaaaaaaaaaaagacatcatgcatggggttttacgtgccataaccacgatctgcttatgaggcacggcgtagcggggtactccaaaaatttggaccacctgggcacACCTTAATCCCCACCTTTATCGCCACCATCACACCTTTATGCCCCCATTCCCcccgtgcagagtagcaggctagggcgccttagctcaggccggcccctctgccttctttcacttaaattatctctctctctctctcttggaccacctggagttctttaacgtgcaccttaatctaagtacacgggtgttttcgcatttcgcccacatcgaaatgcggctgccgtggccgggattcgatgccgcgacctggtgctcagcagccgaacagtATACAGCTATACTGCAACCACGGTGGATCGCGCGTCGAGTTGACATCGTTTACGTCCGGCGGACGAATGAAatgaaagagggaaaaaaatattatggagttttacgtgccaaaaccacgatctggttatgaggcacgccgtatagtgagGGACACcggtaatttggaccacctaaaaggttctttaacatgcacctaaatctacgtacacgggcgcatttcgcccccatcgaaatgcggaacGAAAGAGGAATGACGATTTTCTCGCAAAATAGTTAAGCGTAGTGTTTTCATTCTGCCTCGCTTCAAACTGGCTGTCCTCTCGGAAAGAATCGATGCAACCAAGCGACTGACTTCGCGACCGGCGCTCCATTCTTCGTCAAATGTACGCGTGCTGACTCGGTCCGTGTCGGGCAAGGTACAGTAGCTATACCGCTTAACTTTAGCATCTATTTTAAGAGCTTTGGCGCACACAGCACCTTAGTTCTCGCTAAATTTATGCCACAAGATTGTGTTCTCAGGTCTACATCATCCACTGTACTGCATTTGGCGTCGTTCCTTGCATCAGCGAGCTTATGCAAATAACGTTGCAACAACGTTATGCAACAAGTTGCTTAAACGTAAACCTGTTTGTCTCTGCAATGGAGCTGGACGGGCATATGACTATAGTTTTTGATATGTTtctctgttttgttttttcgagACGAAGTAGACAAGAAAAGGTGTCGTGTACTTTGTAAAAAGgatgtggacaaaaaaaaaacaacggtaTTTCGAAATCTGAGCTAGAACAAATAACTGGTGAGCGTAAGATCTTCTTTGCCCTTGTACGCCAGCGGGTCCAGTTCCCAACCAGGGCGCTTGACTAGCTGTCACTGTGCCATGGGGTGCCTTCCAATGTGCTTCCTTTTGTAAGCCATACTTGCATATATCGCTAAAGGTTCACCGATCTATGTTACTGCTGTGCGCTCagcagctcccccccccctcccccccgcttcTTGCAGGTGCTGCTGCCGAGTGGCGGCCCAAACGCTCCTGTCACATGTGCCCAGCTGCCCTGCTCGCGACACTGTCGCTGGCGCTGAGCGGCGGTGCCGCTTCGGCCGTCGCCGCCGCAGAGTTGTCGGGGTGCGCGTACGAGGGAGAGCGCAACGTGACGCTGTACACAGACGCCAGCTACATGTACCTATGGAACTACGTGGCCTCGAAGATCACCGACTCGCTCACCGACGACGTCGATACCGGTAAACGCGTCTTCGGCTCAGCGCTAATGGTGTGAAACATATGGCACTGTCCGGTGCGTCGATAGCAGTTTCTGTCAGAAAGACGCGTCATAACGTATACTAAATGATTAAACGTGCACTAAATAATGAAacgcgcactaaaaaaaaaatgaaacgtgcATGAAGTGATGAAACGTGCGCCATGACCGTTTCTGTCGTATCGTTCACGCTACCGCGCAATTGGCAAGCTCACTTGCTCGGAGTCCAAACAAAGGGACTTATGAGCAACACTCACTTTTGGTCTGGTTGGCTGCTTCACGACGGCTTCATATTTGAAGTATACTGCCAGTAAGAGCAGTGTTTGTCCTCTTCCTTGAATTGTTCGATAGCGCTTGAATATATATTATCATCCTTATAAAGTCTAGAAGACGCTTGTTGTGAAGAAAGGACATTTGTAAGTCATTTTatatggtgaaaaaaagaagCCCGTGTCTCGGTAAACTTCGAACGCGTCCTCAGCTTACAGTGTTATCTTTCTATATTCCTCACGCGAACTCAAATTGTGCAGGAACCATTGAGAATATTCTGTTAGAATGTCAGAGTATCCATCAACAGATCAACGCGGGAAAGCCGTTGTAATACGTCCGCCGTTGCAAGCATGTGGAAGAAGTATAAGGTCGGGACTGCACCGTAAAGACAAGCGAATTGGTAGATCTTTCGCAACTGACGCACTAAAAATAAGCGAAAACTGAGAAATCAAACAGCTTCAGACTTGCACTGCGCGCGAGTAAACCTCACAACCGGATGCGCATGAGAGAGTCACCAATGCTGCTATATACGCTGTGAGCGAATGTGCTACAGCTGGTATGAAGCACGCGCCTGTAATATGTAATGTGGTCGTTTTCCGCACTAGACATCCCACAGCACAAGACACCGGGTCAGTGCCGCCGCTGCTCTCACCTATACTTCCACGTATTCGTTTCATTTTATTCCATTACTCTCGGTGCCATTACGGCGTTGCTATAGGGATGAGCGGCAAGTAGAAATCATGTTCGAAACGGCAGTCTTGAAGGAAGTGTGGTCGCAGATACTGGCGACGGATGCAGGGAGGTGTTTCCATTAAGCAAGAGCGAATGGAAGTACACGTTGGTCTGGCAGCATACCACTTGAACTTTTAAGCGATGGTCTCTCCcattaatctctctctctctctctctctctctctaatagaAGATCGACAACACGAGTTAAAACGTAGCAGGGGAAGATACAGGATGTGCTTCAATTCAGGATTGGTAAAAAAATATCTCATAAAAAAAAGACATAGACGGGATAGCTTTAGTTTGTAAAAGAGTTCAGGAAAGTCAAGAGATTTTAAATGGCAgtggcagtggcggtgcgagaaTAGTTGGCGACATTGCACAGACCAGAACGACTTTGGATGGCTTCAACGCAGATACAATTGAAAAAGAGTGAGGGTCCCACATAGAAGAAGCGTACTCGAGTTTCGATTCTGACTAATATTTTGTAAGTAGCAGTTTTAAGGAAACAGAGGAGCTATACCTGCACACGCGGCCGCGGTAATTCTCCGTGACTACGGCGCCCAGTTGCTAAGCTAAAGGTATCGGGCTCGATTAACGGCCGCTGGAACCACGTTCTGATGTCATagcaaaaaacgaaaaaaagaaagaaaaaagaaagcccgtGTTTCTAGATTTAGATGCACGCTAAATAATTTTATGTCGAAATTAACTGAGAGCTCCCGACTGTGTCGTTTTTCACGGCACGCTTGCATCTTTGGAACATGAAATCCGATCAGTTATCAATGAATTATACATTATTTTACGGCTTGCTAATGGCCTCACCTTCAATATGGATGCTCATATTTGTTCGCATTCTTTTCCTTGTGTCGCTTTTCAAGACAAGATACTGGACGACAAGCTTTTCGACATGCGGACGGGGCTGGCCAGCTTGGTAAGAAGTCATTTTATTCATTTCGGCATGATGGCAGTTGGCCAGCATCGCTTGCACTTTACCTATAAATCACGCTCATGGTGTAACACCCATTCCTTACATACGAGCTGAGAGACAGAACGCAGCGATGCCGTAACCATGCTAGGCTTAGTTTTTCGAAGGTGTTTTCAACCTGGCGGAGTTGTTCTCATATTCTTAGCCGTACGCCTGTTGTCCCTCTGCGCGAGGGCTGACAAATAATTTCAGGAGATGTTCTCACGCCGAAACAGCCCACCTCTCGCTAAGCCACAGTTTCTCTGTCTTGTTTGTCTTTTTCTTGTTTCGTTATTCCCGTTGTTCACCGTGTTGACCACAGCACTATCACGTAACCAGGCTTTCCTTGCTTGCGTTGTTTACCGGGCAGAATAGACAGCCCTTCGCCTAGCAGCCCTTTGTTTCGTTAAAAAGATGAATTTGTACAATCCGAAAGGGTGGATAGTTGGGCTCGTTGGCGGTTTATGGCTGTATAGGCACAGTGAGAGGCAGAGAAGACGGACTGTATAGTAGACGCACGCGGCGCTGACGTTCAACAAATTAGACTGCTTCACTTTATCCTAGACCTGTTCTTTCGGTCACATAAGTCTGCGGGCTGTCTATATAAAACAGCTTTGAAGTCTGCTTCCTTTGGTCTTATTGCGGTCCATAATGTTCTTAAGCACTGGGGATTCCCAGAAAATTTGTAAGCGTTTGTAgacagaaacaacaacaacaagaacaaaaaaaagctaGCTCAGAACTTAGCCCTACTAACTGTCTAAGTATGCGACAACGCACTTTGATTGTGACGTCTCGACAGCTGCGCGCGCTTCGGTCCCAGGCGACCTTGCACACTCTCACTTATCCTCAAGTGGCGTTTGTACACCTCCTATGTCTTACAAACTTGCAACTTCGTGCACACTGTTACGCACTAGCGTTGGCGCAACATCCATCGAATTTTCTGTTAGATACCTAAAAAAAAATAGGTGAATTCCACCTATCATGCTATAAGGAATGCGATATACCTACGGTGGGATCGAGCCTCTGTCTTGCAGCGTGGCAGTCAATGCTCTAAACAAGGCCATGATCGCACGCAAGCTTCTTTTGTGTCAGAGTCGCTCTTTGAAACGTCTCGCGCGAGCGTCGCGCGACAGTTTGTCGCATTCTTCTCTCGTGACAGCTGTGGCGCTTTGGAcacgctgtgttagactgcatTGCCCTCGGGATCGGGCCACATTATTCGCTGGGCGGATACTTAATAGAGTTATCGCAGGCTGCtgtaacgctatcgcgttcaagAAAAAATAAGCAAGGGCAAACGTATGTAAAGCTGTCTACGCTCATTCCAGAGAGCTGACAGCAAGACACGTGTAGAGGTTCTGCGTAGAGTGTCAAACAATTTGCGAGGTCTCTCTCCACCTCGCGCAGGCGTCCCAACACCAGCCGCGGCTGAACAACGCGTGGTACGCGCTCACGACGCTCATCGTGGTGGTGCTCGTCCTGCTTCCCATCTTGGTGGTGTCACGCGTGTCCGTGTCGCGCATGCAGTGCGGCTTCCTGCGCGGCCTGTTCGCGCCGCCGGCGCGGAAGGACAGCATCACGTGGTACACCGCCGCCACGGCAGCGTTCGCGGCTCTCATCACGTGAGTGCGTGCGACCGCGCGCTGCGGGTTGAGTGTGTACGTCGACGGAAAAGTTTTTAACACAATTAATCGGAAACATTTaatcggtgaacaggatttattaaTTTAC encodes:
- the LOC139057844 gene encoding uncharacterized protein codes for the protein MCPAALLATLSLALSGGAASAVAAAELSGCAYEGERNVTLYTDASYMYLWNYVASKITDSLTDDVDTDKILDDKLFDMRTGLASLASQHQPRLNNAWYALTTLIVVVLVLLPILVVSRVSVSRMQCGFLRGLFAPPARKDSITWYTAATAAFAALITLFYIFQIFSSLGAENAVDIMQTKTWEIRKDMRSFLNSMNCRFDQFLDGDIKPTLETVKGTFGSGISSSFPEQLAREVRKVISNTHLQAVYNTSFLNMIRRTIAVYANKASIPRQVHSHHCDDLHVS